A genomic region of Pseudomonas abietaniphila contains the following coding sequences:
- a CDS encoding ABC transporter permease — MSKRNSWLNRCLTPKTSLPIQVIWSASGLAWALLIGLWAFLSYGGVVPAMFLPTPGAVFDAAMRLARDGTLGPHVWASVEVVMVGFVISSVVAVPIGLMMGSFRVVQAFLEPLVNFIRYLPVTSFVPLFILWIGIGLEQRVSIIIFGVFFQQLVMIADVSKGISKDLINASYTLGSSRADAVLHVIAPASLPGVLDTLRVTMGWAWTYLVVAELVAASSGLGYLSLKAMRGFQVDVIFLAIAVIGLLGLITDQLFRFLRLKVAAWAQ; from the coding sequence ATGTCCAAGCGCAATTCGTGGCTGAACCGGTGCCTCACGCCCAAGACCAGCTTGCCGATCCAGGTGATCTGGAGCGCCAGCGGTCTGGCCTGGGCGCTGCTGATCGGCCTGTGGGCTTTTCTCTCCTACGGCGGCGTGGTGCCGGCGATGTTTCTGCCAACGCCCGGTGCAGTCTTCGATGCGGCGATGCGCCTGGCTCGTGACGGCACCCTCGGCCCGCACGTGTGGGCCAGCGTCGAAGTGGTGATGGTCGGCTTCGTGATCTCGTCGGTGGTCGCGGTGCCGATCGGTTTGATGATGGGCAGCTTCCGGGTCGTGCAAGCGTTCCTGGAGCCGCTGGTCAATTTCATCCGCTACCTGCCGGTCACCTCGTTCGTCCCACTTTTCATCCTGTGGATCGGCATCGGCCTGGAGCAACGGGTGTCGATCATCATCTTCGGCGTGTTCTTCCAGCAACTGGTGATGATCGCTGACGTGTCCAAAGGCATTTCCAAGGACCTGATCAACGCCTCGTACACCCTCGGCTCCAGCCGCGCGGACGCCGTGTTGCATGTCATCGCACCGGCTTCGCTGCCCGGCGTGCTGGACACCCTGCGCGTCACCATGGGCTGGGCCTGGACCTACCTGGTGGTCGCCGAGCTGGTCGCAGCCTCCAGCGGCCTGGGCTACCTGAGCCTCAAGGCCATGCGTGGCTTTCAGGTGGACGTGATTTTCCTGGCGATCGCCGTCATCGGGCTGTTGGGCCTGATCACCGATCAACTGTTCAGATTTCTTCGCTTGAAGGTGGCCGCATGGGCTCAGTAA
- a CDS encoding ABC transporter ATP-binding protein has product MGSVTATSPIQLRPAPVTTAATPRLRVDNVTLQYKTPSGSTFTALDKVSFDVPDQQFAVLVGPSGCGKSSLLYLTAGLAEPTSGDIYVGGQQVDGPGADRGMVFQGYTLFPWLTVRKNIEFGLKRRGMPAAERKEIVEFYLNEVGLTRFADNYAKQLSGGMMQRVAIARALANDPQILLMDEPFGALDSQTRLQMQQLLLKVWEHSKKTVLFVTHDIDEAILLGDRIFVMGARPGRIKEVLDVPIGRPRNLDMVMDPEFIRMKRNIFHLLHDGPEEHL; this is encoded by the coding sequence ATGGGCTCAGTAACCGCAACCTCGCCGATTCAGCTACGCCCCGCTCCCGTGACCACTGCCGCCACGCCACGCCTGCGGGTCGACAACGTCACCTTGCAGTACAAGACGCCGTCCGGCAGCACCTTCACGGCGCTGGACAAGGTGTCGTTCGATGTCCCCGATCAACAGTTTGCCGTGCTGGTCGGCCCTTCGGGTTGCGGCAAGTCCAGCCTGCTCTACCTCACAGCCGGCCTGGCCGAACCGACGTCGGGCGACATCTATGTCGGCGGCCAGCAAGTCGACGGCCCCGGCGCAGATCGCGGCATGGTGTTCCAGGGCTACACGCTCTTCCCGTGGCTGACCGTGCGCAAGAACATCGAATTCGGCCTCAAGCGCCGTGGCATGCCCGCGGCCGAACGCAAGGAAATCGTCGAGTTCTACCTCAACGAAGTGGGCCTGACGCGCTTTGCCGACAACTACGCCAAGCAGCTGTCCGGCGGCATGATGCAGCGCGTGGCGATTGCCCGCGCCTTGGCCAACGACCCGCAGATCCTGCTGATGGACGAGCCGTTCGGCGCGCTCGACAGCCAGACACGTCTGCAGATGCAGCAACTGCTGCTCAAGGTCTGGGAGCACAGCAAGAAGACGGTCTTGTTCGTCACCCACGACATCGACGAGGCCATTCTGCTGGGCGATCGCATCTTCGTCATGGGCGCACGCCCTGGTCGTATCAAGGAAGTGCTCGACGTGCCGATTGGCCGTCCGCGCAACCTGGACATGGTCATGGACCCCGAATTCATCCGCATGAAGCGCAACATTTTTCATCTGTTGCATGACGGGCCGGAAGAACACCTATGA
- a CDS encoding NAD(P)-dependent oxidoreductase: protein MKIGFLGLGNMGQAIAANLLKGEHELRVWNRSPQATQSLVELGAKAVTEPAEAFDADVVFSMLADDKALRLVLLDSGLLKQLKAPLIHVNLATIAVTFADELAELHKAQGIDYIAAPVMGRPNVAAAAQLNILAAGPEQAIDTVQPLFDLIGRKTWRLGEKASAANAMKLATNFLLVSAVEAMSEAAVLVTRHGLKSADLVDLVSNTIFTGPVYSGYGALIGERRYEPAAFKAVLGLKDVDLILAAASQVQVQMPTADMIRANLQDAVDHGQGEMDLAVLAEVAERRNPA, encoded by the coding sequence ATGAAAATCGGTTTCTTGGGCCTGGGCAACATGGGTCAGGCCATCGCCGCCAATCTGCTGAAAGGCGAACATGAATTGCGGGTCTGGAACCGCTCGCCGCAGGCGACGCAATCGCTGGTCGAGCTCGGCGCCAAGGCAGTGACAGAACCCGCAGAGGCGTTCGACGCCGACGTGGTGTTCAGCATGCTCGCCGACGACAAGGCGCTGCGCTTGGTGCTGCTGGATTCGGGCCTGCTCAAGCAACTCAAGGCGCCGCTGATTCACGTCAATCTCGCGACCATTGCGGTGACGTTTGCCGATGAACTGGCCGAGCTGCACAAGGCTCAAGGCATCGACTACATCGCAGCACCGGTGATGGGCCGGCCGAATGTCGCGGCTGCGGCTCAGCTGAATATTCTGGCTGCCGGGCCCGAACAGGCCATCGACACCGTTCAGCCCCTGTTCGACCTGATCGGGCGCAAGACCTGGCGCCTCGGCGAAAAAGCCTCGGCCGCCAACGCGATGAAACTGGCGACCAACTTCCTGCTGGTGTCGGCGGTTGAAGCCATGAGCGAAGCCGCCGTGCTGGTCACCCGCCACGGCCTCAAATCGGCGGACCTGGTGGACCTGGTGTCGAACACCATCTTCACCGGCCCGGTGTACTCCGGCTACGGCGCGCTGATCGGGGAACGCCGCTACGAGCCCGCCGCGTTCAAGGCCGTGTTGGGGCTCAAAGACGTGGATTTGATCCTGGCGGCCGCCAGTCAGGTGCAGGTTCAAATGCCGACCGCCGACATGATCCGCGCCAACCTGCAGGACGCCGTCGACCACGGCCAGGGTGAAATGGACCTGGCGGTCCTGGCTGAAGTCGCGGAGCGTCGCAACCCGGCGTGA
- a CDS encoding cytochrome P460 family protein, producing the protein MKRARIGLFTAVMASAIAAPFVFAQTSPQSGPPDSASDTGAKASPIYGVTIPEGYRRWQLIAPATEAAPLNEIRAVLGNDIAIKAYQEGTLPFPNGTVLTKLAWKHVQSSESESASVPGAATTVQFMVKDSVKYKDSGGWGFGRFVNGQPVDEKQHQTCLGCHQARVKDHDLVFTRWAP; encoded by the coding sequence ATGAAGCGTGCCCGCATCGGTTTGTTCACCGCCGTGATGGCCTCTGCCATTGCCGCGCCGTTTGTTTTCGCGCAAACGAGCCCGCAAAGCGGCCCTCCGGACAGCGCCAGTGACACCGGTGCGAAAGCATCGCCGATCTATGGCGTGACGATTCCGGAAGGGTACCGGCGGTGGCAACTGATCGCGCCCGCGACCGAAGCCGCGCCGCTCAACGAGATCCGCGCCGTGCTGGGCAACGACATCGCAATCAAGGCGTACCAGGAAGGAACGCTGCCATTTCCCAACGGCACCGTCCTGACCAAGCTGGCCTGGAAGCACGTGCAGTCTTCGGAATCTGAATCGGCATCGGTGCCGGGTGCCGCGACCACGGTGCAATTCATGGTCAAGGACTCGGTCAAGTACAAGGATTCGGGCGGCTGGGGATTCGGGCGCTTTGTCAACGGTCAGCCCGTGGACGAGAAACAACACCAGACCTGCCTCGGGTGCCATCAGGCCAGGGTCAAGGACCATGACCTGGTGTTCACTCGCTGGGCGCCTTGA
- a CDS encoding GntR family transcriptional regulator → MQIATSQKPKDRPENMVERIYQQLKDDIFEFRLLPGDRFSESEVAERVQASRTPVRQALYRLEREGYLQVYFRSGWQVKAFDFQYFEELYDVRIVLESAAVARLEHMDIEAHPVIAELKRTWLVTEAERVQEGARVSALDERFHCALVEAAGNTEMARMHFEITEKIRIIRRLDFTQGPRIDATYAEHGQILNAILQRRTEQAQQLLKNHIDVSKQEVRKITLHRLHTARQRNASQAPGA, encoded by the coding sequence ATGCAGATCGCCACGTCGCAAAAGCCCAAGGACCGCCCGGAAAACATGGTCGAGCGGATCTATCAACAGCTCAAGGACGACATCTTCGAGTTCCGGCTGCTGCCGGGCGACCGCTTCAGCGAAAGCGAAGTGGCCGAGCGCGTTCAGGCCAGTCGCACGCCGGTGCGTCAGGCGCTGTATCGGCTGGAACGCGAAGGTTATCTGCAGGTGTATTTTCGCAGCGGCTGGCAGGTGAAGGCGTTCGACTTCCAGTATTTCGAAGAGCTCTACGACGTCCGGATCGTGCTGGAAAGCGCGGCGGTCGCGCGCCTGGAACACATGGATATCGAGGCCCATCCGGTGATCGCTGAACTGAAACGCACCTGGCTGGTGACCGAAGCCGAACGCGTGCAGGAGGGCGCACGGGTCTCAGCGCTGGACGAGCGCTTCCACTGCGCGCTGGTCGAGGCCGCCGGCAATACCGAAATGGCGCGCATGCACTTCGAGATCACCGAAAAGATCCGCATCATCCGGCGTCTGGATTTCACTCAGGGGCCACGCATTGACGCGACCTACGCCGAGCACGGGCAGATCCTCAACGCGATCCTGCAACGCCGCACCGAACAGGCCCAGCAGCTGCTGAAAAACCATATCGACGTCAGCAAGCAGGAAGTGCGCAAGATCACCCTGCACCGGCTGCATACGGCGCGGCAACGCAACGCGTCCCAAGCGCCTGGCGCTTGA
- the atzF gene encoding allophanate hydrolase codes for MQNAQNPLFGWTVNQWIAAYQSGEMTPSGLVTLLDAFPASDTAWISRVSHGQLDAQLAELAARLEAVGGDIGKLPLYGVPFAIKDNIDAAGWLTTAACPEFAYTASADATVVARLRAAGAILMGKTNLDQFATGLVGTRSPYGAVPNSFNPDYVSGGSSSGSASVVARGLVAFSLGTDTAGSGRVPAGFNNIVGLKPTKGRFSNTGLVPACRTVDCISVFALTVEDAECVAGIAEGYDATDAYSRVNPNTAPVGFGASIKLAVPATLEFFGDVQNQAVYEQALKTLSDLGAEITRIDFTPFKALAEQLYYGSWVAERTVALESMLDSNPDAINPVVRGIVENGLAYSACDAYKAEYLRATLSRQINDALAGFDALVVPTSATIRTLAEMAAEPVLYNSQFGFYTNFTNLADLSALALPAGLRADGLPAGITLIAPAWHDAALARFGKQWQAHLKLPMGATGRPLPAALAASQPRGSVRVAVVGAHLTGMPLNFQLTGRDAVFVEQTLTQGDYRLYALPGTVPPKPGLAKAEGGQSIIVELWDIPLARFGEFVAEIPAPLGIGNLTLVDGRSVKGFICEPWALADAQDITAFGGWRAYIASLNKA; via the coding sequence ATGCAGAACGCTCAAAACCCCTTGTTCGGCTGGACCGTAAACCAATGGATCGCTGCGTATCAGAGCGGCGAGATGACCCCAAGCGGGTTGGTGACCCTGCTCGACGCTTTTCCTGCGTCCGATACCGCCTGGATCTCTCGCGTCAGCCACGGGCAGCTCGATGCGCAATTGGCCGAGCTGGCCGCTCGTCTCGAGGCTGTCGGCGGTGATATCGGGAAGCTGCCGTTGTATGGGGTGCCCTTCGCCATCAAGGACAACATCGACGCCGCGGGCTGGCTGACGACGGCGGCGTGCCCGGAGTTTGCCTACACCGCCAGTGCCGATGCGACGGTGGTCGCCAGGCTGCGCGCGGCCGGTGCGATTCTGATGGGCAAGACCAACCTCGATCAGTTCGCCACAGGGCTGGTCGGCACGCGTTCTCCCTACGGCGCAGTGCCGAACAGCTTCAATCCCGACTACGTTAGCGGCGGTTCGAGCTCAGGCTCGGCGTCAGTCGTGGCGCGGGGGCTGGTGGCGTTCTCCCTGGGCACCGACACCGCCGGTTCCGGACGGGTGCCTGCCGGGTTCAATAACATCGTGGGCCTTAAACCCACCAAAGGGCGCTTCTCCAATACCGGGTTGGTGCCCGCGTGTCGCACCGTGGATTGCATCTCAGTCTTCGCCCTGACCGTCGAGGACGCCGAGTGCGTGGCCGGGATCGCCGAAGGTTACGACGCCACCGACGCCTATTCCCGTGTCAACCCCAACACCGCGCCCGTGGGGTTCGGTGCGTCGATCAAACTGGCGGTGCCGGCCACGCTTGAGTTCTTTGGCGATGTTCAGAATCAGGCGGTCTACGAGCAGGCGTTGAAGACGCTGAGCGACCTGGGTGCCGAGATCACGCGCATCGATTTCACTCCCTTCAAGGCGCTGGCCGAGCAGCTTTATTACGGTTCATGGGTCGCGGAGCGGACCGTGGCCCTTGAGTCGATGCTCGACTCCAACCCGGACGCGATCAACCCGGTGGTGCGCGGGATCGTCGAAAACGGGCTGGCGTACAGCGCGTGCGACGCCTACAAGGCCGAGTACCTGCGGGCGACGCTGAGCCGGCAGATCAACGACGCACTGGCCGGTTTCGACGCGCTGGTTGTGCCAACCTCGGCAACGATTCGCACGCTGGCCGAGATGGCGGCGGAGCCGGTGCTCTACAACTCGCAATTCGGTTTCTACACCAATTTCACCAACCTGGCAGACCTGTCCGCACTGGCATTGCCAGCGGGGCTGCGAGCGGATGGCTTACCTGCCGGCATCACGCTGATCGCTCCGGCCTGGCATGACGCAGCGCTCGCGCGTTTCGGCAAACAGTGGCAAGCGCATCTCAAGCTGCCGATGGGCGCAACCGGGCGCCCATTGCCTGCCGCGTTGGCCGCATCTCAACCGCGAGGCAGTGTTCGCGTTGCCGTGGTCGGCGCCCACCTGACCGGCATGCCGCTGAATTTCCAGCTGACCGGTCGCGATGCCGTGTTCGTCGAGCAGACCCTGACCCAGGGCGATTACCGCCTGTATGCGCTGCCCGGTACAGTGCCGCCCAAGCCTGGACTGGCCAAGGCCGAGGGCGGGCAGTCGATCATCGTCGAGCTGTGGGACATTCCACTGGCGCGGTTCGGCGAGTTCGTCGCCGAGATCCCTGCGCCGCTGGGCATCGGCAACCTCACACTGGTGGACGGGCGCAGCGTGAAGGGTTTCATCTGCGAACCGTGGGCGCTGGCAGACGCCCAGGACATCACCGCGTTCGGTGGCTGGCGCGCCTACATCGCCAGCTTGAACAAGGCCTGA
- the yghX gene encoding YghX family hydrolase: MTRLTAKDFAPELLELYDFYVHGKINRREFLDRAAVFALGGLTATAILSSLSPDYALAEQVEFTDPDIVAEYISYPSPKGHGQVRGYLVRPAKASAKVPAVLVVHENRGLNPYIEDVARRVAKAGFVALAPDGLSSVGGYPGNDDKGRELQQKVDPEKLMNDFFAAIEWLMAHDASTGKVGITGFCYGGGVANAAAVAYPELAAAVPFYGRQPKAEDVARIKAPLLLHYAELDKPITDGWPAYEQALKAAGKTYQAYVYPGVNHGFHNDSTPRYDDAAARLAWDRTLEWFRKYLV, translated from the coding sequence ATGACCCGTCTCACTGCCAAGGATTTCGCCCCTGAATTGCTCGAGCTGTATGACTTCTACGTTCACGGCAAGATCAACCGCCGTGAGTTTCTTGATCGGGCTGCGGTGTTTGCCTTGGGTGGCCTCACGGCGACCGCCATTCTGTCATCGCTCAGCCCGGATTACGCGCTGGCGGAGCAGGTCGAATTCACCGACCCGGACATCGTCGCCGAATACATTTCCTACCCGTCCCCTAAAGGTCACGGCCAGGTCCGTGGATACCTGGTGCGCCCGGCCAAGGCCAGCGCGAAAGTACCGGCGGTGCTTGTGGTGCATGAAAACCGGGGTCTGAATCCCTACATCGAAGACGTCGCCCGGCGGGTTGCAAAAGCCGGTTTCGTCGCGCTGGCGCCTGATGGCCTGTCCTCGGTCGGCGGCTATCCGGGCAATGACGACAAGGGCCGGGAGCTGCAGCAAAAGGTCGATCCCGAGAAACTGATGAACGACTTCTTTGCGGCCATCGAATGGCTGATGGCGCATGACGCATCGACCGGCAAGGTCGGTATCACCGGGTTCTGCTACGGCGGTGGCGTGGCCAATGCGGCGGCCGTCGCCTACCCCGAGCTGGCAGCAGCAGTGCCGTTTTACGGGCGGCAACCCAAGGCGGAAGACGTCGCGCGTATCAAGGCACCTTTGCTGCTGCACTACGCGGAACTCGACAAGCCCATTACCGACGGCTGGCCAGCCTATGAGCAGGCGCTCAAAGCAGCGGGCAAGACCTATCAGGCTTACGTGTATCCCGGGGTTAACCACGGCTTCCATAATGACTCAACGCCACGCTATGACGACGCGGCCGCGCGGTTGGCGTGGGACCGGACGCTGGAGTGGTTCCGCAAATACCTCGTTTAA
- a CDS encoding cytochrome-c peroxidase, which yields MPFACAATPVEVVAPGPDIPTLQSMRGVTPPDPSGTEGGRKVDLMGDFVLNRDAAIRLGKAMFWDQDFGSDGFTACASCHYHAGVDHRITNQLNPGQAHTNANVASLFNKPFIAPNIPGDVASYTTLSGGKGGPNYTLKKTDFPTHVLADPLDRNSAIVYSSDDVVGSQGVFEANYVRPRQPRFDRCTPQTDALFAVGKTSVRRSTGRNAPTVINAAFNVRNFWDGRANNVFNGFSPFGNRDPDAAIFVTTERNPVATKVRLALNDASAASQAVGPPGSPVEMSCGGRTFADIGRRMLDSLVLSHQRIASNDSVLSSIAVRRPSYRDLIKAAFHPRLWNATQPVSLGGVDYAQIEANFPLFFGLAIQLYESTLVSDQTPLDAYLQGNTQAMDAQQIEGMNLFTGKGKCVACHAGPELTNAATRLRLEPRERIERMVMADNLITLYDNGFYNTGVRPTEEDLALGGSDAWGNPLSFTRQYNTLLQGLSVPDPFDVDVCKFEAPLSPAIPCDATLKPNVGFRDSVDGAFKTPTLRNIALTGPYFHNGSRSTLKQVVEFYNRGGDRRGQDASNTSGFDHPSVNQHNASNLDPDMTALNLTPSEIDALVKFMEVGLTDPRVAWEQAPFDHPSLTIAQGEVGDENAVTVRPVDASSTTPRAKDLEIMLNAVGATGRRPSDGPLMPFASDLK from the coding sequence ATGCCCTTCGCCTGTGCGGCGACGCCCGTGGAAGTGGTCGCCCCCGGCCCGGACATCCCCACGTTGCAATCGATGCGCGGCGTCACGCCGCCCGACCCGTCCGGCACCGAAGGCGGGCGCAAGGTCGACCTGATGGGCGACTTCGTCCTCAACCGCGACGCAGCGATTCGACTGGGCAAGGCGATGTTCTGGGATCAGGACTTCGGCAGCGACGGCTTCACCGCCTGCGCGTCCTGTCACTATCACGCTGGCGTGGATCACCGCATCACCAACCAGCTCAATCCGGGGCAGGCCCACACCAACGCTAACGTGGCGTCGCTGTTCAACAAACCCTTCATTGCGCCGAACATTCCGGGGGATGTGGCGTCCTACACCACCCTGTCCGGCGGTAAGGGCGGCCCTAACTACACGTTGAAGAAGACCGACTTCCCGACCCACGTGCTGGCCGATCCGCTGGACCGCAACTCGGCGATCGTTTATTCCTCGGACGATGTAGTGGGTTCTCAGGGCGTGTTCGAAGCCAACTACGTCCGGCCGCGCCAGCCCCGTTTTGACCGTTGCACGCCGCAGACCGATGCGCTGTTTGCCGTCGGCAAGACCAGTGTGCGCCGCAGCACCGGACGCAACGCCCCGACCGTGATCAACGCCGCCTTCAACGTGCGTAACTTCTGGGATGGCCGGGCCAATAACGTGTTCAACGGCTTCTCGCCGTTCGGCAATCGCGACCCCGATGCGGCGATTTTTGTGACCACTGAACGTAACCCGGTGGCGACCAAGGTCCGGCTGGCGCTCAATGACGCCTCTGCCGCGTCCCAGGCGGTCGGCCCGCCCGGCAGCCCGGTGGAAATGTCCTGCGGAGGCCGGACGTTTGCCGACATCGGTCGACGCATGCTGGATTCATTGGTGCTCAGTCACCAGCGCATCGCTTCCAATGACTCGGTGTTGTCGTCGATTGCCGTGCGCCGCCCCAGCTACCGCGACCTGATCAAGGCCGCGTTCCACCCACGCCTGTGGAACGCCACGCAGCCTGTGTCGCTGGGCGGCGTCGACTATGCGCAGATCGAGGCGAATTTCCCGTTGTTCTTCGGTCTGGCGATTCAACTGTACGAGTCGACCCTGGTATCCGATCAGACGCCCCTCGACGCCTACCTGCAAGGCAACACCCAGGCGATGGACGCGCAGCAGATCGAGGGGATGAACCTGTTCACCGGCAAAGGCAAATGCGTGGCATGTCATGCCGGGCCCGAGCTGACCAATGCCGCGACGCGCCTGCGCCTCGAACCCCGTGAGCGCATTGAACGGATGGTGATGGCCGACAACCTGATCACGCTCTACGACAACGGTTTCTACAACACCGGCGTGCGCCCGACCGAGGAAGACCTGGCGCTGGGTGGCAGCGACGCCTGGGGCAATCCGCTGTCGTTCACCCGTCAATACAACACGCTGCTGCAAGGTCTGAGCGTGCCGGATCCGTTCGACGTCGACGTGTGCAAATTCGAAGCGCCCTTGAGCCCGGCGATTCCGTGTGATGCCACGCTCAAACCGAATGTCGGGTTCCGGGATTCGGTCGATGGCGCCTTCAAGACACCGACCCTGCGCAACATTGCGCTCACCGGGCCGTATTTCCACAACGGCAGCCGCTCGACGCTCAAGCAAGTGGTGGAGTTTTACAACCGTGGCGGCGACCGGCGCGGTCAGGATGCGAGCAATACCAGCGGGTTCGACCATCCGAGCGTGAACCAGCACAACGCCTCGAACCTGGACCCGGACATGACCGCGCTGAACCTGACCCCAAGCGAAATAGACGCGCTGGTCAAATTCATGGAAGTGGGCCTCACTGATCCCCGGGTGGCATGGGAACAAGCGCCGTTCGATCACCCATCATTAACGATCGCGCAAGGGGAAGTCGGTGACGAGAACGCCGTGACCGTCCGGCCGGTGGACGCCAGCTCCACCACGCCACGGGCCAAAGACCTAGAGATCATGCTCAACGCCGTCGGCGCCACAGGCCGCCGTCCGAGCGATGGACCTTTGATGCCGTTTGCCAGTGATTTGAAATGA
- a CDS encoding CAP domain-containing protein, with product MRPPVRLSRFALLSLAALLYIIAPPVHADGERQLAQAINSYRAHPQRCEGRTASPMPPLSLKANVALPVGYGGSLREGLKAAGYQAATVQSIQLVGAGDASAAFAMLQREYCDSMLDSQAADLGISHAGGQWQLVLAKPLVDVRLTDVRAADKALLAQVNAARATPRMCGYRRFAAARPLSWSNALGTAAQGHSKAMAHDNYFAHQDPDGDTPADRARVAGYRGRQIGENIAAGQGSPSQAMQSWLASPGHCANLMNPMFTQVGAAYATNTRSDLGIYWTMLFGAP from the coding sequence ATGCGTCCACCTGTTCGTCTGTCTCGATTTGCCCTGCTCAGCCTGGCTGCTTTGCTTTACATCATTGCCCCACCGGTTCACGCCGACGGCGAGCGACAACTGGCGCAAGCCATCAACAGTTATCGGGCGCACCCGCAGCGGTGCGAGGGCCGGACCGCTTCGCCGATGCCGCCGCTGTCATTGAAGGCCAACGTTGCGCTGCCGGTGGGCTACGGCGGCAGCTTGCGTGAAGGCTTGAAAGCGGCGGGTTATCAGGCCGCGACGGTTCAGAGTATTCAACTGGTCGGCGCAGGTGACGCCAGTGCCGCATTCGCCATGCTGCAACGCGAGTACTGTGATTCGATGCTCGACAGCCAGGCCGCCGACCTCGGCATCAGCCATGCGGGGGGCCAGTGGCAACTGGTGCTGGCCAAACCGCTGGTGGATGTCCGTCTCACCGACGTGCGCGCAGCGGACAAAGCGTTGCTGGCGCAGGTCAATGCCGCTCGCGCCACCCCGCGCATGTGCGGCTATAGGCGCTTCGCGGCAGCGCGTCCGTTGAGCTGGAGCAACGCGCTGGGGACTGCCGCACAAGGTCACAGCAAGGCCATGGCCCACGACAACTATTTTGCGCACCAGGACCCGGACGGCGACACGCCGGCCGACCGCGCGCGGGTGGCGGGCTATCGCGGGCGGCAGATCGGCGAAAACATCGCCGCCGGTCAAGGCTCTCCCAGCCAGGCCATGCAGAGCTGGCTGGCGAGCCCCGGGCATTGCGCCAACTTGATGAACCCGATGTTTACTCAGGTCGGTGCGGCGTATGCGACCAACACGCGCAGCGATCTGGGCATCTACTGGACGATGCTGTTTGGCGCGCCTTAA
- a CDS encoding nuclear transport factor 2 family protein, with amino-acid sequence MTKFKLVVGFVCLFSGYVAAAPSADEQNVAKAVDQMTQAMLHKDIKALNALTSDNVTYGHSSGKIQNKQEFIADIETGRSGFKTLQMLNQKITLDGDTALVRNHFSAQAVNSGVEVPTEIENFQVWQKQKGHWLLIGRQAFKF; translated from the coding sequence ATGACCAAATTCAAACTGGTGGTAGGTTTTGTGTGCCTGTTTTCGGGCTATGTCGCCGCTGCACCGTCTGCCGATGAGCAAAATGTCGCCAAGGCCGTCGACCAGATGACTCAGGCCATGTTGCACAAAGACATCAAGGCCCTGAACGCCCTGACATCAGACAACGTCACCTACGGTCACTCCAGCGGCAAGATTCAGAACAAGCAGGAATTCATCGCCGACATCGAAACCGGCCGCAGCGGCTTCAAGACCCTGCAGATGCTCAACCAGAAAATCACCCTGGACGGCGACACCGCGCTGGTTCGCAACCACTTCTCCGCCCAGGCCGTGAACAGTGGCGTCGAAGTGCCGACCGAGATCGAAAACTTCCAGGTCTGGCAGAAGCAGAAAGGCCACTGGCTGTTGATCGGTCGTCAGGCATTTAAGTTCTGA